Proteins from a single region of Juglans microcarpa x Juglans regia isolate MS1-56 chromosome 5S, Jm3101_v1.0, whole genome shotgun sequence:
- the LOC121267974 gene encoding SRSF protein kinase 2-like — MEIEEKQQHQCCSSEDGRESNDYTSEDEGTEDYRRGGYHAVRIGDAFKNGRYVVQSKLGWGHFSTVWLAWDTHFSRFVALKVQKSAQHYTEAAMDEITILQQIAESDPDDKKCVVKLLDHFKHSGPNGRHVCMVFEYLGDNLLTLIKYADYRGMPINRVKEICFHILVGLDYLHKQLSIIHTDLKPENILLMSMIDPAKDPRKSGAPLVLPNSKDMAAVEYGAIKDNETVNGDLTRNQKKKIRRKTKRAVQECAEKEVSAETEADPESSGAVESSPNSKLNVGCGEDQPTSSVNRLSDADVTKGTGQEKHCGKKGDRFNRQKLLASVDLKCKLVDFGNACWTYKQFTNDIQTRQYRCPEVILGSKYSTSADLWSFACICFELATGDVLFDPHSGDNFDRDEDHLALMMELLGMMPRKIALGGRYSRDFFNRYGDLRHIRRLRFWPLNKVLIEKYDFSEQDANDMTSFLVPILDFVPEKRPTAGQCLLHPWIDAGPRLLEPSMPSNQNQAVDSVISEKKREKDEREAMEAGMGNIVINSESKPVKDSPGNGKPSEGASSSSSSIWF; from the exons ATGGAGATCGAGGAGAAACAGCAGCATCAGTGTTGTTCTTCGGAGGATGGGAGGGAGAGCAACGACTACACATCGGAGGACGAAGGGACGGAGGACTACAGGAGGGGAGGGTACCACGCGGTCCGAATCGGCGACGCCTTCAAGAACGGCCGCTACGTCGTCCAGAGCAAGCTTGGCTGGGGCCACTTCTCAACCGTCTGGCTCGCCTGGGATACCCATTTCTCT CGATTTGTAGCTCTGAAAGTGCAAAAGAGTGCCCAGCATTATACTGAGGCGGCCATGGATGAGATAACCATCCTGCAACAGATTGCTGAGAGCGACCCTGATGATAAAAAATGTGTAGTGAAGCTCTTGGATCATTTCAAGCATTCGGGTCCCAATGGGCGGCATGTTTGTATGGTATTTGAGTACTTAGGGGATAATCTTTTGACCCTTATCAAGTATGCTGATTACCGGGGTATGCCCATTAATAGGGTGAAGGAGAtctgttttcatattttggtgGGGTTGGATTACTTGCATAAACAACTTTCCATTATACACACTGATTTGAAAccagaaaatattttgctaaTGTCCATGATCGACCCTGCTAAGGATCCCAGAAAGTCAGGTGCTCCTCTCGTTCTTCCAAATAGCAAGGATATGGCTGCAGTAGAGTATGGGGCTATAAAGGATAACGAGACCGTAAACGGGGATTTGACCAGGAACCAGAAGAAAAAGATCCGAAGAAAGACAAAGAGAGCAGTTCAGGAGTGTGCGGAGAAGGAAGTCTCTGCGGAAACTGAGGCAGATCCAGAATCATCCGGTGCTGTGGAGTCTTCTCCTAATTCGAAGTTGAATGTGGGTTGTGGAGAAGACCAACCTACTAGTTCTGTTAATAGATTGTCAGATGCTGACGTAACAAAGGGTACCGGGCAAGAAAAGCACTGTGGTAAGAAAGGGGACCGCTTCAATAGGCAGAAGCTGTTGGCATCAGTTGACCTCAAGTGCAAGTTGGTCGATTTTGGGAATGCATGTTGGACGTACAAGCAGTTCACGAATGATATTCAGACAAGACAGTATAGGTGTCCAGAGGTGATCCTTGGATCCAAATATTCTACTTCAGCCGATCTATGGTCCTTTGCTTGCATTTGTTTCGAGCTTGCAACTGGTGATGTGCTCTTTGATCCTCATAGTGGCGACAACTTTGATAGGGATGAG GATCACTTGGCTTTAATGATGGAGCTTCTTGGAATGATGCCGCGAAAG ATTGCCTTAGGTGGCCGCTATTCGCGGGATTTCTTTAATAGATATGGCGATCTGAGACACATTCGCAGGTTGCGTTTCTGGCCCTTGAACAAAGTTCTCATCGAGAAGTACGATTTCAGTGAGCAAGATGCAAATGACATGACTAGTTTCCTGGTTCCAATCCTCGACTTTGTCCCTGAGAAGCGGCCCACTGCAGGTCAATGCCTTCTTCATCCATGGATTGATGCAGGACCTCGTCTTTTGGAGCCATCTATGCCCTCTAATCAAAACCAAGCGGTGGACAGTGTCATTTCTGAAAAAAAGAGGGAGAAGGATGAGAGGGAAGCAATGGAGGCTGGAATGGGGAATATTGTCATCAATTCAGAATCTAAACCAGTCAAAGATTCTCCAGGTAATGGTAAACCTTCCGAGGGAGCGAGTAGTAGTTCATCTAG CATTTGGTTTTGA